GTGTTCATGTTCAGCGCCACTCTTGAATCCTACATGGAAGAGGCTGGAAAATTAAGGACCGAAGAGAAAATCGATCAGGGGATCGCCCTGATGGAAAAAGCCGTGGCCGAATACCCGAAGAGTTCCGAGGCCTGGAACCTGCTCGGCGAATTGCTCGGCGACCAGGTCCAGAAAAATCCCGATTTCACGACGATGTTCAGCTATCTGGGCAGAGCCTTTGCCAGCTGGGATCGGGCGCTTGAGATCGATCCTCAAAACTTTACGGCGCGTTTTAACCGCGGCGCCTGGGCGGTCAACATTCCAAAATTCGCGGGTCAGCTGGACAAGGGCGTCGAAGACCTTAAAATCATTGTGAACATGCTGGGTGCATCCCCGGATCCGCAGATGTCCAAGCAACTCATCGGCGCATCATCCCTGCTGGCCAAGGGCCTGCAGAAACAGGGTGACTATGAAGGGGCCAGAGCGATCTGGTTGAATATCATTAAAATGGCGCCGGGAAGCGAACCGGCGAAATCCAGCCAGGACAATATCGACGGGATCGACCGGGTCATGGCGTGGTATAAGGATCACGGCGATCGTCGGCCGGAAATAGCAAAACTGCGCGCGGCGATCCTAAAGGATCCGAACCGCGTGGAATATTACAAGCAATTGGCCGCGGTCCTGGGTGATGAAGCCCAGACCGGCTATGACCCGCGGATCTATCTGGATACGGATTTCCGCACGGACCTTGCCTTCGAGGGCGCGAACATCCTGGACCGCGCCGTAGCCCTGGCCCCGGATGACCTGGAACTCCGTTTATCGCGCGCTAGTGTTTGCGTCAACATGCCTTTCTTCGTCGGAAAGCTCGAATCAGGCATCGAGGAACTGCAAAAGATCATCGCCCGGGACGCGCCGCCGGTCATAAAATCGGAAGCCCTGTACCTCCTCGGTTTTGCTTACCGGAAAAAGTCAAATACCCAGTGGACTAAGGTCGTTTCCGAATATCAGGGTACCGGCGCTTCAGAAGAGGTATTCGCCGCGCTCCGGCCCGACGTCGATCAATTGGGCGGCGAACTCAAACCGCCCTTCATAACGATCAATTTTATCCTGGGCTTCAAGGACGAACTCGCGCCCCAGACCGCGGTTTGGATCCAGGACAAGGCCGGCAATTTTATAAAAACAGTATACGTATCCGGTTTCAGCGGGTTTGCCCGCGAAAAGCAAATCGACCTGCCGGTCTATGCCGACAAATCAAAGTTCGCGGACGTGGACGCGGTGACCGGCGCGAGCATCGACCTGGGACATCACCTGTATCCATGGGACCTTAAAAACGTCAATGGTCAAACCGTGAAAAACGGCGATTATATTGTCTGCATTGAAGTTTCTTTCTGGCCCAGTATGCAGTACCAGCGGGTTGAGGTTCCGATCACCATCGGCAAAAAAGGTAACCAGGTCGTTCACAAAGAAGGTAACCTGATCCCGTACGTGGAAGTGACTTTAAAAAGATAGTAATTCTTTCTGAAATACAGATATTAGTTTTTGGATTTTCGTCATTGCGAGCCCGCCAATTAGTGTGGCGGGCGCGGCAATCACATCCGTTATCACTGGGCATTAGAATCTAAACTCTCACCTTTTTCCTCTCCCTTTAAAGGCAACATTAAAAAAACGAACATCAAAAATAATTGGTGTCCCTGTGGGAGAAATGGTTCTGGTTATACCGCCCGGATTATGGCGGAATACCTGGGTGCCCATGGGATCAAGCACATCTTTGGCAAGCCCTATCATCCCCAGACCCAGGGCAAGATCGAACGGTTCCACCGGTCGATCAAGGCGCAGGTCTGTCTGATCGTCTACTGCTCGCCGGAAGAGCTGAAACAGGGCATCGACGCGGCGATAAAGAACTACGCGCAGACGCCGCATACGGCCTTAAAGAACATGAGTCCTTTGGATGCTTATCTGGGGCGGAAGGAGGAGATCCTCAGGAAACGGGCCGAAAAGAAGATATTGACAATGGGGCACCGGCGGTTATATAATAAGGCGCTGAGAGAACATGACCGGCAACCTAAGAATGATTCCAATAATGGGAGTCCCCTTGGGGGGAAACCTTGATAAGTCTCCAACGACGTGTGGTCAAAATGTCCGGTTTACGCAGAAACATAACACCCGATATCCGATAATGGTATATAATTTAATAGGGGAAAAGTGTGGCTGAAAAAAAGGAAAAAAAGAAAGTATTCGTCTGCGATAAGGAGACAGAAAATGTTTTGGGAAAAAAACTTTAAAAAATCCGCGGATGAAGCCGGTGAATTCGCCGAGAGCGTCATCAACACCGTGCGTGAACCTTTGATCGCGCTGGATCAAGATCTCCGGGTGGTCACGGTCAGCCGTTCCTTCTATGAAGTCTTCAAGGTAAAGCCCGAAGAGACCGTGGGACAGCTTATCTATGATCTGGGCAATAAACAGTGGGATATCCCCAGGCTGCGGGAGCTGCTGGAAACCATCCTTCCGCAAAAAACGACCTTTGATAACTATGAGGTTGAACACGATTTTGCCACCATTGGTCGGCGCATCATGCTTCTGAATGCCCGGCAGATTCAAAGAGTGTCGGGCAAGGAAAGAATCATCCTCCTGGCCATCGAGGACATCACCGCGCGCAGGGAGATAGAAAGTGGACTGGAAAAAGCCCATGAAGAGTTAAAGGATTTAGCCGTCAAGTTAAAGCGCGCCGCGCAAGTAAAATCCGAATTTTTGGCCAACATGTCGCATGAACTCAGAACCCCGCTTAACTCTATTAACGG
The bacterium genome window above contains:
- a CDS encoding PAS domain-containing protein — encoded protein: MFWEKNFKKSADEAGEFAESVINTVREPLIALDQDLRVVTVSRSFYEVFKVKPEETVGQLIYDLGNKQWDIPRLRELLETILPQKTTFDNYEVEHDFATIGRRIMLLNARQIQRVSGKERIILLAIEDITARREIESGLEKAHEELKDLAVKLKRAAQVKSEFLANMSHELRTPLNSING
- a CDS encoding DUF2271 domain-containing protein; translated protein: MNRVRISVIAVFTVLLAVFMFSATLESYMEEAGKLRTEEKIDQGIALMEKAVAEYPKSSEAWNLLGELLGDQVQKNPDFTTMFSYLGRAFASWDRALEIDPQNFTARFNRGAWAVNIPKFAGQLDKGVEDLKIIVNMLGASPDPQMSKQLIGASSLLAKGLQKQGDYEGARAIWLNIIKMAPGSEPAKSSQDNIDGIDRVMAWYKDHGDRRPEIAKLRAAILKDPNRVEYYKQLAAVLGDEAQTGYDPRIYLDTDFRTDLAFEGANILDRAVALAPDDLELRLSRASVCVNMPFFVGKLESGIEELQKIIARDAPPVIKSEALYLLGFAYRKKSNTQWTKVVSEYQGTGASEEVFAALRPDVDQLGGELKPPFITINFILGFKDELAPQTAVWIQDKAGNFIKTVYVSGFSGFAREKQIDLPVYADKSKFADVDAVTGASIDLGHHLYPWDLKNVNGQTVKNGDYIVCIEVSFWPSMQYQRVEVPITIGKKGNQVVHKEGNLIPYVEVTLKR